A window of Paremcibacter congregatus contains these coding sequences:
- a CDS encoding DUF2333 family protein — protein sequence MMWTKIKQLFGWVKDRMSWKVARRISLGVVLFVFFYYLIGMVVVENIDNSKNFAADKLNENAPGSHAVAMSIAMVDREVNTHAWISNDPWFKPGALLDNMANFQKGMVSANAIFAIELKDQLSRTRGSSQVNVDLQEVASGMNYAPDKWYWDPTVSIFLFVAPAEKQYNSALSRLKIYNQSVAAGEAPFERRADNLLSTLDKISLDLGSSSDSISKKIDNGIGCVLDTKADDLFYDVKGRSYAYWLLLKGLRMDFAKVINDKDIVRSWDQLEESMAALIDLDPMIVSNCAADGFMFQNHLSAQGFYLLRARTQLKEITNILLK from the coding sequence ATGATGTGGACGAAAATCAAGCAGCTTTTTGGCTGGGTGAAAGACAGAATGAGCTGGAAAGTGGCGCGCCGGATTTCGTTGGGTGTCGTCCTTTTTGTCTTTTTTTATTATCTGATTGGTATGGTAGTTGTGGAAAATATCGACAACTCCAAAAATTTTGCTGCAGATAAGCTGAATGAAAATGCTCCGGGCAGCCATGCGGTTGCCATGTCGATCGCCATGGTCGACCGGGAAGTGAACACCCATGCCTGGATTTCCAATGATCCGTGGTTCAAACCGGGGGCGCTGCTTGATAACATGGCCAATTTCCAAAAGGGTATGGTTTCAGCCAATGCCATCTTCGCCATTGAGCTCAAGGATCAGTTAAGCCGAACTCGTGGGTCCAGTCAGGTCAATGTCGACTTGCAGGAAGTGGCCAGTGGCATGAATTATGCGCCGGATAAATGGTATTGGGACCCGACGGTTTCTATCTTCCTGTTTGTTGCACCGGCGGAAAAACAGTATAACAGCGCCCTGAGCCGTCTGAAAATTTACAATCAGAGTGTCGCCGCCGGCGAGGCGCCCTTTGAACGACGGGCAGACAATCTTTTGTCAACGCTTGACAAGATTTCGCTGGATCTGGGGTCGTCTTCCGACAGTATTTCCAAGAAAATAGACAATGGCATCGGTTGCGTACTTGATACCAAGGCCGATGATCTGTTCTATGATGTCAAAGGACGCAGTTATGCCTATTGGTTGCTGCTGAAGGGCTTGCGGATGGATTTTGCCAAGGTCATCAACGACAAGGATATCGTTCGCAGCTGGGACCAACTGGAAGAAAGTATGGCGGCGCTTATCGACCTTGATCCGATGATTGTCAGCAATTGTGCGGCCGACGGTTTCATGTTTCAAAATCATCTTTCAGCCCAGGGTTTCTATCTTTTACGGGCCAGAACTCAATTAAAAGAGATTACCAATATTCTGCTGAAGTAG
- a CDS encoding universal stress protein: MSAMEKKWKFLVIADDTPEFKKVLRLASLRAAKVNGSMVMLRIIQPSEFQHWMSVREIMEEEAMQEAEEMMNEFAREVKEISGLDCEKVIRKGEPGDVITQYIEEDQEIHMLVLGANVDGDPGPLVKAFREELLNVLHMPVLVVPGNMTDEDIDHFV, encoded by the coding sequence ATGTCCGCTATGGAAAAAAAGTGGAAATTTCTGGTAATCGCCGATGATACACCGGAATTTAAAAAAGTACTCCGCCTGGCCAGCCTGCGGGCCGCCAAGGTAAATGGTTCTATGGTTATGCTGCGGATCATCCAACCCAGCGAGTTCCAGCACTGGATGTCCGTGCGGGAAATCATGGAAGAAGAAGCCATGCAGGAAGCTGAGGAAATGATGAACGAATTTGCCCGTGAGGTGAAAGAAATTTCCGGGCTGGATTGTGAGAAGGTCATTCGCAAAGGGGAGCCGGGTGACGTGATTACCCAGTATATAGAGGAAGATCAGGAAATTCATATGCTGGTTCTCGGGGCCAATGTGGATGGTGATCCGGGGCCGTTGGTCAAGGCTTTCCGCGAAGAGTTGCTGAATGTTCTTCATATGCCGGTTCTTGTCGTGCCGGGCAATATGACCGATGAAGACATTGACCACTTTGTTTAA
- a CDS encoding NifU family protein, with protein sequence MFIQTEVTPNPATLKFVPGEPVMARGTAFFESVEEAANSPLGQRLFAIEGVSNIFFGSDFVAVTLEGQDWDDKKTDVLGAIMEHYTSGEPVVAEETAAAPVAAEEDGEHAEIIAQIKELLEARVRPAVARDGGDITFHSFEEGVVYLRMQGACSGCPSSTATLQYGVQNLLKHYIPEIESVQAI encoded by the coding sequence ATGTTTATTCAGACCGAAGTGACCCCAAACCCCGCCACGTTGAAATTCGTTCCCGGTGAGCCGGTGATGGCCCGTGGCACAGCTTTTTTCGAAAGTGTGGAAGAAGCCGCGAACTCTCCTCTGGGGCAACGGCTTTTTGCGATCGAAGGCGTATCAAACATCTTTTTTGGCTCTGATTTTGTTGCAGTAACACTGGAAGGTCAGGACTGGGATGATAAGAAGACCGACGTTCTGGGAGCGATTATGGAGCATTATACCTCCGGAGAGCCGGTCGTGGCCGAAGAGACGGCAGCAGCGCCAGTAGCCGCGGAAGAAGATGGTGAACATGCTGAAATTATTGCCCAGATCAAGGAACTTCTGGAAGCCCGCGTGCGGCCGGCAGTTGCCCGTGACGGCGGTGATATCACCTTCCATTCTTTCGAAGAAGGTGTGGTGTATCTGCGCATGCAGGGCGCCTGTTCCGGGTGCCCAAGTTCAACAGCAACCCTGCAATACGGGGTGCAGAATCTGTTGAAACATTATATTCCTGAAATCGAAAGCGTTCAGGCGATCTAA
- a CDS encoding polysaccharide deacetylase family protein codes for MTKRFLQTSLRKSLLLAGFCILLTLMGVALSQNTRAQQGQTATQEDSAIILMYHRFGETQFPTTNITLEQFDAHIAELSQEKYNIVPLQTIVTAFKNKTKLPPRTIAITIDDAYQSILENAWPRLKKAGIPFTLFVSSEPVNQAIPGYMTWDQIRTLANDPLVTIGHHAHSHDHLIYMTPAAAAQDIAAADESYRKELGSIPDIFAYPFGEFSPALQNILRKRNISAAFGQYSSAASSNNDLFSLPRFALNEKYAGMDRFRLIVNARALPAYDILPISAEITTNPPAIGFTVDKNIRGLTAMSCYPSHLGKAADLSLVGNNRVEIRFDKPFPQGRNRINCTLPGPDRRWYWFGLPYFVK; via the coding sequence ATGACCAAGCGTTTTCTACAGACCTCTCTTCGTAAATCACTCCTGCTCGCGGGGTTCTGCATCCTGCTGACCCTGATGGGCGTCGCCCTGTCCCAAAACACCCGTGCACAGCAGGGGCAAACCGCGACACAGGAAGATTCCGCCATCATTCTGATGTATCATCGCTTTGGCGAGACCCAGTTCCCCACGACCAACATCACCCTTGAGCAATTTGATGCCCATATCGCCGAATTGAGCCAGGAAAAATATAATATCGTGCCTTTACAAACCATTGTTACGGCCTTCAAAAACAAAACAAAACTTCCCCCGCGCACCATTGCCATCACCATAGATGATGCTTATCAGTCCATATTGGAGAATGCCTGGCCGCGCCTGAAAAAGGCCGGTATTCCCTTCACACTGTTTGTCTCCAGCGAACCGGTCAATCAGGCAATCCCCGGATACATGACCTGGGATCAAATTCGTACTTTAGCCAATGATCCTCTGGTCACCATTGGTCATCATGCCCACAGCCATGACCATTTAATCTATATGACCCCTGCCGCGGCCGCGCAGGACATCGCCGCAGCCGATGAAAGTTATCGGAAAGAGCTCGGCAGTATTCCCGATATTTTTGCCTATCCCTTTGGTGAATTCAGTCCCGCGTTGCAGAATATTCTACGCAAACGTAATATTTCAGCCGCCTTCGGCCAGTATTCGAGCGCCGCCAGCAGTAATAATGACCTTTTCAGCCTGCCGCGCTTCGCCCTGAATGAAAAATATGCCGGGATGGATCGCTTCAGATTGATTGTCAATGCCCGCGCCCTGCCCGCCTATGATATTCTCCCAATCTCGGCCGAGATAACGACCAATCCGCCCGCCATCGGCTTTACCGTCGACAAGAACATCCGGGGCCTGACCGCCATGAGCTGCTACCCCTCACATCTGGGAAAGGCCGCAGATCTCAGCCTTGTCGGCAACAACCGGGTCGAAATCCGGTTTGACAAGCCGTTCCCGCAAGGCCGCAACCGCATCAATTGCACATTACCCGGACCAGACCGGCGCTGGTACTGGTTCGGGTTGCCCTATTTTGTCAAATAG
- a CDS encoding malonic semialdehyde reductase, which produces MTQEILSDNDLDLIFREARSFKGWRDVPVSEITIRAMYDLLRWGPTSFNCSPARFKILRSEDAKKKLADCASRGNKNQILTAPFTVIVGMDMKFYDTLPDLFKGYNKARDLYVGNADLTEETALRNSSLQGAYMIIAARALGLDCCPMSGFDGPAVNKAFFDGTDEQVNFICSMGYGNKDSLPARDRRLSFDEACEIL; this is translated from the coding sequence ATGACGCAAGAGATATTATCCGACAATGACCTCGATTTGATTTTCCGGGAGGCCCGGTCTTTCAAAGGCTGGCGCGATGTTCCTGTATCGGAAATTACCATTCGGGCCATGTATGACCTGTTGCGCTGGGGACCGACATCATTCAACTGTTCCCCCGCTCGTTTCAAAATTCTGCGCAGTGAAGACGCCAAGAAAAAACTGGCCGATTGCGCCAGCCGAGGCAATAAAAATCAAATTCTGACGGCCCCCTTCACAGTCATTGTGGGTATGGATATGAAATTTTATGATACGTTGCCAGATTTGTTCAAAGGTTATAACAAGGCCCGGGATCTTTATGTTGGTAATGCCGATTTGACAGAAGAAACAGCGTTGCGCAACAGCAGCCTGCAAGGCGCCTATATGATCATTGCCGCCAGGGCTCTGGGGCTTGATTGTTGCCCGATGTCAGGATTTGATGGCCCGGCGGTGAATAAAGCTTTCTTTGATGGCACGGATGAGCAGGTGAATTTCATCTGCAGTATGGGATATGGCAACAAGGACAGCCTCCCGGCCCGTGACCGCCGGTTGTCTTTTGACGAGGCCTGTGAAATCCTGTGA
- the tsaB gene encoding tRNA (adenosine(37)-N6)-threonylcarbamoyltransferase complex dimerization subunit type 1 TsaB has translation MIILALDSALSSCSAAVIKDGVLLSGVFEDRLRGQAERLLPLCQQVCTAAGVTFDQLDAIAVTRGPGTFTGVRIGLAAAKGLALALKVPLIGITTLEVVAHQAANALEPSFAGQVAVAHDARRGEVYYQSFAVANGALSAVSAPMAVPLNVVADHVNDNIKVIAGTGAGLLRDHLPEKVLSGLLFPDVQQQPTAAMIGHMAVGRFSKAGSSDTVTPLYLRAPDAIAATPITYPFQNQ, from the coding sequence GTGATTATTCTTGCTCTTGATTCGGCGCTGTCCTCCTGCTCTGCTGCGGTGATTAAAGACGGCGTTCTGCTTTCCGGTGTGTTTGAAGACCGATTGCGTGGGCAGGCGGAACGGTTGCTGCCCTTGTGTCAGCAGGTCTGCACGGCGGCCGGTGTGACATTTGACCAGTTGGATGCGATTGCGGTTACCCGCGGGCCGGGAACGTTCACCGGTGTTCGTATTGGTCTTGCCGCCGCCAAGGGGCTGGCGCTGGCTTTGAAGGTGCCTTTGATCGGGATTACCACGTTGGAAGTCGTGGCGCATCAGGCGGCAAATGCTCTGGAACCGTCCTTTGCCGGGCAGGTCGCGGTGGCCCATGACGCCCGGCGGGGCGAGGTTTACTATCAGAGTTTTGCTGTCGCCAATGGGGCGCTGTCGGCTGTATCGGCGCCGATGGCGGTGCCGCTTAATGTCGTGGCGGACCATGTTAACGACAACATCAAGGTTATTGCGGGCACCGGCGCGGGGCTTTTGCGGGATCATCTGCCCGAGAAAGTCCTCAGTGGTCTGCTGTTCCCGGACGTGCAGCAGCAGCCAACGGCGGCGATGATTGGCCATATGGCGGTGGGGCGGTTTTCCAAGGCAGGTTCTTCTGATACTGTTACCCCTTTGTATCTGCGGGCTCCGGACGCCATTGCGGCGACGCCCATTACTTATCCTTTTCAAAACCAGTGA
- the rimI gene encoding ribosomal protein S18-alanine N-acetyltransferase, with protein MQDDFTILGPEGAPLLAELHQLCFAGAIEQAWTVEAVAALLCSPGTGSLVVMEEGQPLGFVLYRQVAGEAEIQTFCVAPEARRCGVGRRLINGFFTLMREAGVEEVFLEVREGNQPAIGLYTMCGFDTVGRRKDYYGGKGQIRYDALVMKVRV; from the coding sequence ATGCAGGATGATTTTACCATATTGGGGCCTGAAGGAGCGCCGCTACTGGCGGAGTTGCATCAGCTTTGCTTTGCAGGGGCGATCGAGCAGGCCTGGACAGTGGAGGCTGTCGCCGCATTGTTATGCAGCCCCGGTACGGGGTCTCTTGTGGTCATGGAAGAAGGGCAGCCATTGGGGTTTGTTCTTTATCGTCAAGTGGCCGGTGAGGCGGAAATTCAGACATTTTGTGTTGCGCCGGAGGCGCGTCGATGCGGGGTGGGCCGGCGGCTGATCAACGGTTTCTTTACCTTGATGAGAGAGGCCGGGGTTGAGGAGGTGTTTCTGGAAGTGCGGGAGGGCAATCAACCCGCGATCGGACTCTATACGATGTGTGGTTTTGATACTGTCGGGCGCCGTAAAGATTATTACGGCGGTAAAGGGCAGATCAGGTATGACGCATTGGTTATGAAAGTTCGTGTTTAG
- a CDS encoding Fur family transcriptional regulator produces the protein MVSKIERLCIEKGMRMTDQRRVIAKVLSDASDHPDVEEVYRRSTDIDERISIATVYRTVRLFEEAGILERHDFRVESGENRARFELVSEEHHDHLIDVETGDVVEFHDPDIEELQQKIADKYGYRLVDHRMELYGVKVK, from the coding sequence ATGGTTTCAAAAATCGAAAGATTATGTATCGAAAAAGGCATGCGGATGACCGACCAGAGACGGGTTATTGCCAAAGTGCTGTCTGATGCATCCGATCACCCTGATGTGGAAGAGGTCTATCGTCGTTCGACCGATATTGACGAGAGGATCAGCATTGCCACGGTGTATCGTACTGTTCGGTTGTTTGAAGAGGCGGGGATTTTGGAACGCCATGATTTTCGTGTGGAAAGCGGTGAGAACCGCGCCCGGTTTGAACTGGTTTCTGAAGAACATCATGATCATCTTATTGATGTGGAAACCGGTGATGTCGTGGAATTTCATGACCCTGATATTGAAGAGCTGCAACAGAAAATTGCTGACAAATACGGTTATAGGCTGGTTGACCATCGTATGGAATTATACGGCGTTAAGGTCAAGTGA
- a CDS encoding lysophospholipid acyltransferase family protein — protein MREYYRIAKALFYFAVLLPPTIISKRLKLPGYKFWPHLVHRSICDALNIKVTKFGEPLEGPPTLYVCNHVSWIDIIVLGHVIKGCFIAKKDMIDWPVLGYLSSLQRTIFIDREKRSDVVAQRQEMQDRIHGGDNLILFPEGTTSDGGSVLPFKSSLFGVTEKAMHLEQDAQGRTPELMVQPVTLVYKKINNMPTLRSTRPSVAWYADIEMGPHLKGVLNLLKVDVEVHFHEPVSRNIFKTRKELSAYCHRTIENGLLESLRGKRD, from the coding sequence ATGCGCGAATATTATCGAATTGCCAAAGCACTTTTCTATTTTGCCGTCTTGTTGCCGCCGACGATTATATCGAAACGCCTAAAGCTTCCGGGATATAAATTCTGGCCGCATCTGGTGCATCGCTCCATTTGTGACGCCCTGAATATCAAGGTGACGAAATTTGGTGAACCTCTGGAAGGCCCGCCAACATTGTATGTTTGTAATCATGTGTCCTGGATTGATATCATCGTATTGGGGCATGTGATCAAGGGCTGTTTTATCGCCAAGAAAGACATGATTGACTGGCCGGTGCTGGGGTATCTTTCCTCGTTGCAGCGCACGATTTTTATTGATCGGGAAAAACGCAGTGATGTGGTGGCCCAGCGGCAGGAAATGCAGGATCGCATCCATGGCGGGGACAACCTGATCCTGTTTCCCGAAGGTACAACATCTGACGGCGGCAGTGTTCTGCCGTTTAAAAGTTCCCTTTTCGGGGTTACGGAAAAAGCCATGCATCTGGAACAGGACGCGCAAGGCCGCACCCCTGAACTGATGGTGCAACCGGTGACGTTGGTTTATAAAAAAATCAACAATATGCCGACGCTACGGTCCACGCGGCCCTCTGTGGCTTGGTATGCGGATATTGAAATGGGCCCTCATTTGAAGGGGGTATTGAATTTACTTAAAGTAGATGTTGAAGTTCATTTTCATGAACCCGTGTCCCGTAATATTTTTAAAACCCGCAAAGAACTGTCGGCTTATTGTCATCGCACAATCGAAAACGGTCTGCTGGAAAGCCTGCGCGGCAAACGCGATTAA
- the miaB gene encoding tRNA (N6-isopentenyl adenosine(37)-C2)-methylthiotransferase MiaB: MTDKKLFIKTYGCQMNVYDTERMVDVMAHEGYSVTDTPDDADLVVLNTCHIREKAAEKVYSDIGRLRVQKEKRAKKDGKQSILAVGGCVAQAEGAEIQKRAPVVDMVFGPQTYHRLPEMTKEADAIKQAGERPRILDTDLSVSEKFESLSKKGVSNKKTAFLTVQEGCDKFCTYCVVPYTRGGEFSRAFEDVMQDAMKLNDAGVLEVTLLGQNVNAYHGMSKAGEEWSLARMIRHLADTTDFERIRYTTSHPQDMTDELIAVHGEIEQCMPYLHLPVQAGSDKIVKAMNRHHTIASYMKIIEDVRKARPDIALSGDFIVGFPGETDADFQETMKVVRDVNYAQAYSFMYSERPGTPAADWEDQVEEHVKAERLAELQDELNKQQRAFNDASVGKTMPVLLERIGKEATHLVGRSPYMQAVYVDVKDVNVVDRVFGQMVDMKIESAGPRSLKGELVLK; the protein is encoded by the coding sequence GTGACGGATAAGAAGTTATTTATTAAGACGTATGGCTGTCAGATGAATGTCTATGATACGGAACGTATGGTGGATGTGATGGCCCATGAAGGCTATTCCGTAACCGATACGCCGGATGATGCGGATCTGGTGGTGTTGAATACTTGCCATATTCGCGAAAAGGCTGCGGAAAAGGTTTATTCCGATATCGGACGTTTGCGGGTGCAAAAGGAAAAACGCGCCAAGAAAGACGGTAAGCAAAGCATTCTTGCGGTCGGTGGTTGTGTGGCTCAGGCGGAAGGCGCCGAGATACAGAAACGCGCGCCGGTCGTTGACATGGTTTTCGGTCCGCAAACCTATCACCGCCTGCCGGAAATGACCAAGGAAGCAGATGCCATAAAGCAGGCCGGGGAACGCCCGCGTATTCTTGATACGGATCTGTCGGTCAGCGAAAAATTTGAAAGCCTGTCCAAAAAAGGCGTTTCCAACAAGAAAACCGCCTTTCTTACTGTACAGGAAGGGTGCGATAAATTCTGCACCTATTGTGTGGTGCCTTATACCAGGGGCGGCGAATTCTCCCGGGCCTTTGAAGATGTTATGCAGGATGCGATGAAGCTCAATGATGCGGGTGTGCTGGAAGTGACCCTGCTTGGGCAGAATGTTAATGCCTATCACGGCATGTCGAAGGCAGGGGAAGAATGGTCCCTGGCGCGGATGATCCGTCATCTGGCCGACACCACGGACTTTGAACGCATCAGATATACCACGTCTCATCCTCAGGATATGACGGATGAGTTGATTGCAGTGCATGGCGAGATTGAACAATGCATGCCCTATCTGCATCTGCCGGTGCAGGCGGGTTCTGACAAGATCGTCAAGGCCATGAACCGTCATCATACCATCGCCTCTTATATGAAAATCATTGAAGATGTGCGCAAGGCCCGGCCTGATATTGCCCTGTCCGGTGATTTTATCGTTGGCTTTCCGGGTGAAACCGATGCGGACTTCCAGGAAACCATGAAAGTGGTGCGCGATGTCAATTATGCTCAGGCTTATTCCTTCATGTATAGTGAACGGCCCGGCACTCCGGCGGCGGACTGGGAAGACCAGGTCGAGGAACATGTGAAGGCTGAACGGCTTGCGGAGTTGCAGGACGAGCTTAATAAACAGCAACGCGCTTTTAATGATGCGAGCGTTGGCAAGACCATGCCGGTGTTGCTGGAACGGATTGGCAAGGAAGCCACGCATCTGGTGGGCCGCAGTCCTTATATGCAGGCGGTGTATGTCGATGTAAAAGATGTTAATGTGGTGGACCGGGTCTTTGGACAGATGGTCGATATGAAGATTGAAAGCGCCGGACCGCGCAGTCTCAAAGGGGAACTTGTTCTTAAATGA
- a CDS encoding PhoH family protein encodes MKKAAKSKVTSITLEFEDNTPLPDIYGEHNAHLARIEEATGASFSPKGNILVIEGLPDACAGAKQIIVSLHETLSRVEGLSLADVEGAIRMANFLEAPEIKSVTNHNIAEREGLSLKANSIRTRNAIIAPRSVNQARYIQALRETDMTFGLGPAGTGKTFLAVAMAVSHLLEGRVERIVLTRPAVEAGEKLGFLPGDMREKVDPYLRPLYDALGQMISMEQTEKRLENGDIEVAPLAFMRGRTLSNAFVILDEAQNTSPMQMKMFLTRFGENCRMVVCGDPSQVDLPDGTPSGLKHALDTLGYIDEISFIEFNADDVVRHPLVGKIVRAYDKVER; translated from the coding sequence ATGAAGAAAGCCGCTAAATCAAAAGTGACATCGATTACCCTTGAGTTTGAAGATAATACACCCTTGCCGGATATTTACGGTGAACATAATGCGCATTTGGCGCGGATAGAGGAGGCAACGGGGGCCAGCTTCTCGCCCAAGGGCAACATTTTGGTCATTGAAGGCCTGCCGGATGCCTGTGCCGGGGCGAAACAGATTATCGTTTCGTTGCATGAAACCCTGTCGCGGGTCGAGGGATTAAGCCTCGCGGATGTGGAAGGGGCTATTCGTATGGCCAATTTTCTCGAAGCACCGGAAATCAAATCGGTAACCAATCACAATATTGCCGAACGTGAGGGATTATCGCTCAAAGCGAACAGCATTCGCACCCGTAACGCTATTATTGCGCCACGATCGGTTAATCAGGCCCGTTATATTCAGGCGCTGCGTGAAACAGACATGACCTTTGGGTTGGGGCCAGCCGGTACTGGGAAAACCTTTCTTGCGGTCGCCATGGCGGTATCACATCTTCTGGAGGGCAGGGTGGAACGCATTGTTCTGACCCGTCCGGCAGTGGAAGCCGGTGAGAAGCTCGGCTTCCTGCCCGGTGATATGCGGGAAAAGGTCGATCCTTATCTCAGGCCTTTGTATGACGCCCTGGGGCAGATGATTTCCATGGAACAGACAGAAAAACGTCTCGAAAATGGGGATATTGAGGTCGCTCCGCTGGCGTTCATGCGCGGGCGCACCCTGTCGAATGCGTTTGTGATCCTTGACGAGGCCCAGAATACCAGCCCGATGCAGATGAAAATGTTTCTGACGCGCTTTGGCGAGAATTGCCGCATGGTGGTATGTGGTGACCCGTCTCAGGTTGACCTGCCTGATGGCACGCCGTCCGGTCTGAAGCATGCGCTGGATACTCTGGGGTATATTGACGAGATCTCCTTTATCGAATTTAACGCCGACGATGTTGTGCGGCATCCGCTGGTGGGCAAGATCGTCCGGGCCTATGACAAGGTTGAACGATGA
- the ybeY gene encoding rRNA maturation RNase YbeY, protein MSLDNVDLDFALGADQWEENFPQYQDHIRTCFDLIVTHVAEARRLAEFPHVEVSFLLTDDTAIQTLNRDYRGKDKATNVLSFPSLSEEDVAQYLRLGEDLPAMPIALGDIIFAWETIKREAEAQGKTLDSHFCHLCLHGILHLLGYDHIDDDDAAVMEALETDLLAKLSIDDPYQA, encoded by the coding sequence ATGAGCCTGGACAATGTTGATCTGGATTTCGCCCTCGGCGCCGATCAGTGGGAAGAGAACTTCCCGCAGTATCAGGACCATATCCGGACCTGTTTTGATCTTATTGTGACCCATGTTGCGGAAGCCCGGCGCCTTGCCGAATTTCCTCATGTGGAAGTGAGCTTTCTTTTGACCGATGATACCGCCATTCAAACCCTGAACCGTGATTATCGCGGGAAGGACAAGGCGACCAACGTTCTGTCTTTTCCGTCTCTGTCGGAAGAAGATGTCGCGCAGTATCTGAGATTAGGAGAAGACCTGCCGGCCATGCCGATCGCGCTTGGGGATATTATCTTCGCCTGGGAAACCATAAAGCGTGAAGCAGAGGCTCAGGGCAAGACCCTCGACAGTCATTTTTGTCATTTATGTCTGCATGGCATACTGCATCTTTTGGGCTATGATCATATTGATGACGATGACGCTGCGGTCATGGAAGCCTTGGAAACGGATTTATTGGCAAAACTATCTATTGACGACCCTTATCAGGCCTGA
- a CDS encoding transporter associated domain-containing protein, whose product MNIEHKVTDKTSETEPPSRRQNGFYGWLKSLFSPNNGDYSLKESLEEVIDELEDGESSFGAEERSIIKNTLTFRSKRVDDIMVPRTDIIAVEASSSFEEVMEVFFKGSTSRLPVYRDTLDEVIAMVHIKDAFRELVAQGDNRKAISLRDIQRPILFVPPSMKLFDLLTKMQATHIHMALVVDEYGGTDGLLTIEDLVEQIVGDIEDEHDEAEAELLKELPGGDLLADARLPIEELEDLLGLDLLPDDQDEDVDTLGGLVFTIAGYIPEVDEVIQDQNGLSYKIVAGDARSIKTVLIRRKSVKKIPEGNRAEDIAENNTQHG is encoded by the coding sequence ATGAATATTGAACATAAAGTAACGGACAAAACGTCAGAAACAGAGCCTCCTTCGCGAAGGCAAAATGGATTTTACGGCTGGCTTAAAAGTTTATTTAGCCCGAATAATGGTGATTATTCCCTGAAAGAAAGCCTTGAAGAGGTGATCGATGAGCTGGAGGACGGGGAGTCCTCTTTCGGGGCAGAAGAACGGTCGATCATTAAAAATACCCTGACATTCCGGAGCAAACGGGTCGATGACATCATGGTGCCGCGCACAGATATCATTGCGGTGGAGGCTTCTTCCAGTTTTGAAGAAGTCATGGAAGTGTTTTTCAAGGGGTCGACATCGCGTCTGCCGGTGTATCGCGACACCCTGGATGAAGTCATCGCCATGGTCCACATCAAGGACGCCTTCCGTGAACTTGTGGCCCAGGGGGATAACAGGAAAGCCATTTCATTGCGGGATATTCAGCGCCCGATCCTGTTTGTGCCACCTTCCATGAAGCTGTTTGACTTGCTGACCAAGATGCAGGCGACCCACATCCATATGGCGTTGGTGGTCGATGAATATGGCGGTACCGATGGACTGTTGACTATTGAGGATCTTGTCGAGCAGATCGTTGGCGATATTGAAGACGAGCATGACGAGGCAGAAGCGGAACTTTTGAAAGAATTGCCGGGGGGGGATCTTTTGGCGGACGCACGCTTGCCGATTGAGGAGTTGGAGGATCTGCTTGGTCTTGACTTGTTGCCGGATGACCAGGACGAGGATGTCGATACCTTGGGCGGGCTGGTTTTTACCATAGCCGGTTATATTCCCGAAGTGGATGAGGTTATTCAGGATCAAAATGGTTTGAGTTATAAAATTGTTGCCGGTGACGCCCGCAGCATCAAAACGGTTCTTATTCGGCGGAAAAGCGTCAAGAAAATTCCAGAAGGAAACAGAGCAGAAGATATAGCGGAAAATAACACGCAGCATGGATAG